From Dreissena polymorpha isolate Duluth1 chromosome 15, UMN_Dpol_1.0, whole genome shotgun sequence, a single genomic window includes:
- the LOC127859707 gene encoding uncharacterized protein LOC127859707, protein MSKSVSIKSPGPVRNSSSKANNSSKPGSRNGLPPAPQLFAVKYVIDADVIKCPACMEVFKSPRVLPCGHSMCYECLNSLIICSESTKTKEHFLCPVCHKNTFPRDSKLSRQKWAQHFPVNSTILRLLRNASVKNAGDPGTHKAFCETCLMNNRTKSCNYFCSTCLQHICDMCHKYHITQEETKDHEMVFLGGSKEEISDHGKHDSNGKTEWRARRVSEINNAVEETGLKPASRDGKLAPITARTVTAADTVTQKCAMKLGFFNGKAPSDSATCDFRAVAFLTNNKVAVADLGNKKLKVFDITHKSRVELICDIMLRANPYHMCRVDDSAVAVVTERSNQYHIRLFTVRDKIHHFVHRSIDGIPLGIGYLNNTFLCSFLEDSAIHKYKISRAQQIKGGTIKHDRTGNDLFRQPSSMCAGLWRGIHVLYIADETEFGVTVTSIDTRGDRKASVFFDLPVNPSRLSKTSANGVSKTGQRNKSNSAQISKKENVSPSDTLPGKTARSAKQRAQNQSKPSTTHVSGRHTFRRVDDLGQSIPECKSGREIERTPIPNALKNDLSLDLSKITSTLDGNDVDLNNTIAKSPTKKTLRGESKAVERAGLSRPVGKVRPLSLNETYTAKASTGNAQQQLNSTIASGSTMDTTGTSVPPRLILNADSIEVDNSGNIYVCMSKSNAIHQMSPDGKIKIELLSEQDGLVAPKVVCFSPKNDFFLVTCLKTNRVLMFKLK, encoded by the exons ATGTCAAAGTCGGTTTCAATCAAATCTCCGGGTCCCGTCAGGAACTCGTCATCAAAGGCAAACAACTCCAGCAAGCCTGGCTCCAGGAACGGACTTCCGCCAGCGCCCCAGCTCTTCGCGGTAAAGTACGTCATCGACGCTGACGTCATTAAATGCCCCGCGTGCATGGAAGTGTTCAAATCGCCGAGGGTTTTACCTTGCGGTCATTCCATGTGTTACGAATGCCTCAACTCGCTGATCATATGCTCTGAGTCGACCAAAACAAAAGAACACTTTTTGTGCCCTGTTTGTCATAAAAACACCTTTCCCCGTGATAGCAAACTATCAAGGCAGAAATGGGCGCAACATTTTCCGGTTAATTCCACGATTCTGAGATTACTTCGTAACGCTTCAGTAAAGAACGCAGGCGATCCTGGAACGCACAAAGCATTCTGCGAAACATGTCTGATGAATAACAGAACAAAAAGCTGTAACTATTTCTGCAGTACGTGTCTGCAACACATATGTGATATGTGCCACAAGTACCACATCACACAGGAAGAGACGAAAGACCACGAGATGGTATTTTTAGGAGGGAGCAAAGAGGAAATATCCGACCACGGCAAGCATGACTCGAACGGTAAGACAGAATGGAGAGCGCGCAGGGTGTCCGAAATCAACAACGCCGTGGAAGAGACAGGCTTGAAGCCCGCTAGCCGGGACGGGAAGCTCGCTCCTATCACCGCCAGAACTGTGACCGCTGCGGACACCGTCACCCAAAAGTGTGCCATGAAATTAGGCTTCTTTAACGGGAAGGCTCCGAGTGATTCGGCAACCTGTGACTTTAGGGCCGTAGCCTTTCTCACCAACAACAAAGTCGCGGTGGCGGATCTCGGCAataaaaagctgaaagtgtttGACATAACGCACAAATCCAGAGTGGAATTGATATGTGATATTATGCTGCGGGCAAATCCATACCATATGTGCCGGGTGGACGATAGCGCGGTTGCCGTAGTGACGGAGCGATCCAACCAGTACCACATCCGCTTGTTTACCGTCCGCGACAAAATTCATCACTTTGTTCACCGGTCAATTGACGGAATACCTTTAGGAATAGGATATCTGAACAACACGTTCCTTTGTTCGTTCCTTGAAGACTCGGCAATTCATAAATATAAGATATCTCGGGCTCAGCAGATTAAAGGCGGCACGATCAAACATGACAGAACCGGAAATGACTTATTCCGACAACCCAGCAGTATGTGCGCAGGTCTCTGGCGCGGGATTCACGTTCTTTACATCGCAGACGAGACTGAGTTTGGAGTAACGGTAACTTCCATCGACACCAGAGGCGATCGAAAAGCGTCCGTGTTTTTCGACCTTCCGGTAAATCCATCGCGTCTCTCAAAAACATCGGCGAATGGCGTCAGCAAAACTGGACAACGAAATAAGAGCAATAGTGCGCAAATTTCAAAGAAAGAAAATGTTTCTCCAAGCGATACACTCCCTGGAAAAACAGCTCGTTCTGCAAAACAAAGAGCGCAGAATCAGTCAAAGCCTTCGACGACCCACGTGAGCGGTCGCCATACGTTCCGGCGCGTAGATGACCTCGGGCAGAGTATACCGGAGTGCAAAAGCGGCCGCGAAATCGAGCGTACGCCGATACCAAACGCTCTGAAAAACGATCTGTCCCTCGATTTGTCAAAGATAACAAGTACACTCGACGGAAACGACGTTGACCTGAACAATACAATCGCAAAATCACCGACGAAAAAGACGCTTCGCGGCGAATCAAAGGCGGTCGAACGCGCTGGGCTTTCACGACCCGTCGGCAAAGTGCGACCCCTGTCATTGAACGAAACATACACCGCGAAGGCCTCCACCGGAAATGCACAGCAGCAACTAAATTCTACCATTGCCTCGGGGTCGACCATGGATACAACGGGGACTTCGGTCCCGCCGAGACTGATTTTGAACGCCGACAGCATTGAAGTAGACAACAGCGGCAATATCTACGTCTGCATGTCGAAGAGCAACGCGATTCACCAG ATGTCGCCTGATGGCAAAATAAAGATAGAACTTCTCTCGGAGCAAGATGGGCTTGTGGCTCCAAAAGTCGTCTGCTTCTCGCCTAAAAACGACTTCTTTCTCGTCACGTGCCTGAAGACTAACCGCGTGCTCATGTTCAAATTGAAATAA